The Polaribacter sp. KT25b genome contains the following window.
GGTTATTATTTTTTTCATAACATTATATTTGTCAAAAACTATTTATACAAAGTTAGTGAAATTAGAATTCCTTAAAGAATTATCTAACAAAAATACCCATTCGATTACAAATAAACATGTTATGAAACCATTTAAATTTAAAGAGTTTTCTGTTCATCAAGATAAAACGGCTATGAAAATTGGTACAGATGGAGTTTTATTAGGTGCTTGGAGCTCTGTTGATGATTATTTAGATACGATTTTAGATATTGGTGCAGGTACAGGAATTATCTCTTTAATGTTAGCACAACGTTCTGATGCTATGACGATTGATGCTGTTGAGGTTGATGAAAATGCGTATGAACAAACGGTAGAAAATTTTGAGCAATCTGACTGGGCAGATCGATTGTATTGTTACAATGCTAATTTTCAAGAATTTGCTGATGAAATTGCAGATGAAGAAGAAATATACGATTTAATTATTTCGAATCCTCCATTTTATACTGATGACTTTGAATCTGATAATAGAGCTAGAAATAAGGCCAGGTTTACTTCTGCATTGTCTTTTGAAGAATTACTTGCTGGAGTTGTGAAAATTCTTTCTTCGGATGGTAAATTCGCAGTAATCATCCCTTTTAAGGAAGAAGAAAATTTTGTAAATTTAGCAAAGTCGAAAGGGTTATTTTTTAATAGAGTTTGTCATGTTCAAGGCAATCCTACATCAGAAATAAAAAGAAGTTTAATGGAATTTTCTTTTCATCCATCAGAAATAAAAAAAGAACATTTAATTATTGAAATTGAACGTCATCAATACACAAAAGAATATATAAATTTAACCAAGGATTTTTATTTAAAAATGTAATTTTCTTGTTCAAATCTGCCTAAAAATAAGCTTTACCCAACTACATTATTAGGATTATAACCTAAATATTCCACATTCCTTTCTGTAAATTTAACTCCGTGGTTTTCTAATTCTTTCAAAATTGGTTCATATACTTCTTTGGATATTGGCAACTGAACTCCTGGTTTTTTAATTTCTCCTTTTAAGATTTTTAAAGCTGCAATTGCAACAGGTAAACCCACTGTTTTTGCCATCGCTGTATACGTTTGATTTTCGCCTAAAACGACCAAACTACTCTCAATTTGATATTTTTCTCCATTAAGTTCATAGCCAAATAAATGTTGCATTACAATCATGTCTTTATCGTTTTCTTGTAAAGTCCAAGAATCTTCTAAAACCTTTTGAAGCATTTTAGCCGGAGTTGCATTTGTAAGTCCAATTTTTTTCTTCGGATTAAAAATATCGAGTTCAACTAATTTTTCCCACATAATATCGTCTTGATCAATTTTTAAATAAGAACGAAGTTTTAACTCAACAGAATCCGAAGGAGAATATGCTAAAAATAAGTTCACAAAATCACGATAACTCATGTTTTTAGAATCTTCAATTGTATAGGAATCGTCCGTCATTCCTAATTGAACAAAAATATTCCAAGCTCTAGAAAAACCAACTTTTCTAATCGTACCTCTGTACATTGTTGGTATGTTGTCTAGTCCATAAACACTTCTGTATTTTAAAGAATCTCTGTTTGCATAGGCTTCAAATTTACCAGTTCCATGAACGTTTAAAAACTCAGTTCTTCTAAATAATTTATGATACGGAATATATTTATACGTGCCTTCTTGTTTAAACATTGCAGCGCCACCTTGACCCGCCAAAACTACATTTCTTGGGTTCCAAGTAAATTTATAATTCCATAAATTAGTGTCACTTTCTGGCGCAACTAAACCACCACAA
Protein-coding sequences here:
- a CDS encoding tRNA1(Val) (adenine(37)-N6)-methyltransferase: MKPFKFKEFSVHQDKTAMKIGTDGVLLGAWSSVDDYLDTILDIGAGTGIISLMLAQRSDAMTIDAVEVDENAYEQTVENFEQSDWADRLYCYNANFQEFADEIADEEEIYDLIISNPPFYTDDFESDNRARNKARFTSALSFEELLAGVVKILSSDGKFAVIIPFKEEENFVNLAKSKGLFFNRVCHVQGNPTSEIKRSLMEFSFHPSEIKKEHLIIEIERHQYTKEYINLTKDFYLKM
- a CDS encoding saccharopine dehydrogenase family protein; its protein translation is MKNILIIGAGKSSSSLIKYLLDTSDKENLQVTIADISTENALKLINNHKNGKAITLDIFDAQQRENEIKNSDVVISMLPARFHIEVAKDCIKFEKHLVTASYISEEMKKLDKAAKEKGLIFMNEIGLDPGLDHMSAMQIIDRIREKKAKMLLFESFCGGLVAPESDTNLWNYKFTWNPRNVVLAGQGGAAMFKQEGTYKYIPYHKLFRRTEFLNVHGTGKFEAYANRDSLKYRSVYGLDNIPTMYRGTIRKVGFSRAWNIFVQLGMTDDSYTIEDSKNMSYRDFVNLFLAYSPSDSVELKLRSYLKIDQDDIMWEKLVELDIFNPKKKIGLTNATPAKMLQKVLEDSWTLQENDKDMIVMQHLFGYELNGEKYQIESSLVVLGENQTYTAMAKTVGLPVAIAALKILKGEIKKPGVQLPISKEVYEPILKELENHGVKFTERNVEYLGYNPNNVVG